From the genome of Candidatus Defluviilinea proxima:
GGAAGAGTTCCGCCACTTGTTCAGGAGTGAGTGTTTTGAGGAGAACGGCGCGTTCGATCTCTTCGCCCATGTTGCCACGCAAGTCCCATGCCATGGCTTTGCCCCAAGTGAGACTGTTGATGGGCGTCCACGGTTCGATCTTGTAATCGGGGCTGAGTAAACCAAGGATGGCGTATTCCAAGCTGAGGGCGGTGGTATCGTGGTCTTTGAGATAGGCGTTCACGCCGCCTACGTATGAGTCGAGGATGGCTTTGGATGTGGAATCGAGCTGGGCGTATTCGGCTTCAGCGGTTTGTCGCCAGCCGAGGGTGCGGAGGAAAGTATCGGTTTCAACTTGCCCTTTGCCGAACATTTCCGAGAGTGTGCCCGAACCGATGTGACGCCACGCATCCATTTGCCAGAAGCGATCTTGTGCATGGACGTATCCTTGTGCGAAGAATAGATCGTGTTCAGAAGATGCGTAAATGTGCGGGATGCCCATGCTGTCGCGATAAATGTCAACAGAAGCATCAAGCCCATCGAGCTGAATGTTCCCGTCAATTTGCGGAAAGGATTTGGGAGCAACAGTGTTTGGCAGATAACTCTTGAAATAGAATCCGCCTCCGCTTCCCAAAAGAATTACAAGCACCAATAAACCAAGTCCCCCGCGCTTCAAATACATTTTTGTTTTCGACATGATTGTTCCTCTAGTAAATTTGACTTCTGGGTTTACAACACATACAGAAAGCAAAAGAGACGTAAACCCTTACGTCTCTTTTCTTAACTTATAGTTGGTTCTACTTATTTGACATTTCCCAACAGACGTGGGAACCAATACCAGAGCAGGTCTGCGGCAGGTTTACCGTGAACCGATGCGGACTTATCCTGTAACTCGACCGGCGGGAAGTAGCCGCGACTGACCAACCCGCTGACCCAGGTGCGCCCGTTGATGGCGTTGAGCATGGCATCGTAAATATCGAACTGTTGTTGCAGATCAAGGTTGACGGTGCCGAGATCGGGGTTGGGACGATTGAGGATCGTCCAATCGAAACAGCCTCCCGTTCCATTGGGGATACAGCCTGTAGCGGAATATGTCGAAGATGGATACGTGAGACCGATGATGATGGGCTTGTTGATCTGCGTTTGGACAGGGAAGACGTTGTTATCGAGAATCTTCCCGATCTCATCGGTCATGGCCGCTTTGTTGGGCGAAGCTTGATCGCTGATCTTGGCGAACCACAAAAGATATAAACCATCTGTGCTCTTGAGCAGGTTGATCGGTGGTTGAATGTCAGTGTTGGTATAAGGAAGGGCAAAGAGTATCAAGCCCGCATAATGTTGACGGGCTTCGGCCACGATGGCAAGCCAACGCGCTTCAGCGTCAGCGGGGACTCCGCTTGGGGAGCCATCGGCAAGCTTCCCGTTGGGGAGAGCCGGGGCGATCCAATCACCGCCAAGGATCAAGGCTTGCGCGTCTGATTTAGTAGCGGTATCCGCAAAGTTGACGGCGAACGCTCGATAGTGGTTGAACCAACTATCCCACCAACCTGAATCGCGCGGAGCGTTCTTCCAGAAGTCATTGGCGTTGGTGGCAAAGCGTGCTTGAGGGAAGATCGCTACGTTCATGTTGAGCGCGCGCGAGGCGGACGCTGTTTCAGTTGTATCTTTACTGAATGGGTCTTTGCCGGGTTGCTGGGTAAAGATAACTGGGGCACTGCTCTTGAACGTCCATGTTGGGTCGAGAAATACCCAGTTGCCATTGAAGGCATGGATGTTTTGCAGAGCATCTTGATTGAATCTGGTGATGCCTGGCTCATAGAATGCCTGGAACTCTACGCCCGCAACAAACCCTGTCCCACGCGAGGGGATGTTCACTTGTACAAGCGTGGCATTCAAGTCTTGTGACCAAGTCCATTGTGAAACAGTATCTTGTACATCCTGTGCGGTGATGGTGGGGGTGATGTTCTTGCCGTGTGCATTCTCGCCAGCGGTGGATACGTCATCGGCAGAGTTACATTGTGCATTGCGACAATAGCGATAAGTGAATGAGCCAAGGATATTGAGCGGCCCAAACAGTTTATAAGACCAGCGATAATTGCTGACCTTCCACATGGGGATGGGTTCGGTCCATGCGGCTGGGTTGAATTGGATATAGATCACATCGCCAATGGGTGTAGTGGGCGGCACGTCCACTTCGAAGGTGATGGGGGAATTTGGCCCTGCCTGCCATGATTGCACAGTGTCTTCGATGGCTGTGTTCTGTGACGGTACAACAAAATTTCGAACTACATATTTTCCTGCGGTGTTGAATTCTGAATTCCAGAAGCCATCACCGAGCGTGTACTTATATTCAAGATAAGCGCCTGCTGGCAGAAACAGCGAAACGGAGTAGCGGCCATCAGGTAGTGATGTCATGATCGGCATGCGATCCACAGCAGTGCTTAGGCCGCCACGCAGATCGGTGAAAGTATTTCCGAATTGAAGCAGGCTCCCTGCAATTCGTACAGGAACATCTCGTTGGGTGTTTTGTGGCACGGCAACTGTAAAGATCACATTCACCAATTGAGCAGGTTTCATCTTGACTTCAACCGCTGTGCCTTTATTTCCCTCCACGATCGCGCCTTGCTGGAATGTTCGATACATACCATCGAGCGCAAAAGCTACCAGGTTGTGACGTCCACCGCGTAGGCCTTCGAGTGTGAACCGCCCGGCAGAATCGGTCAATGTTTGCACACCGCCTGCTGTGACCATGATCTCGGGTAATGGTGCGCCTGTATCCGCGTTGACCACTGTGCCAAACATGGAACCCGAAATCGTATTCACGGGTTTATCCGTCCACGAGTTTACTGTGTCCACAATATCGGTGGGACCGTTCACATAGATCAGACGATAGCGAATCGTACCGTCGGTGTTGGTGTCTTCCACCACGCGCGAACCTCCGCGCCTCACATACCGATACTTGATGACTGATTGATCTGGAATGGGGAATGTGGCCGAATACGTGATCGCATCCACTTGCGTCATTTGATAATCGTTGCCGTTCAGCGCCAGGCCAGTCACTTCGTCCAAAACACTGATCGCAAGGATCTCGTTTTGCGCCAACGGTTCGGGCAACTGCACCGTGAACTTGACTTCTGCACGTGGCAACGGCGTGGGTGCTGGCCCGGCAGGCACCGACTGTGTGGGGTTGCCGGTGTTGATCGGCAGATCCAACAGTGAAAGCGCACATGCCTGGCTTGCCAGAGCCAGGATCAGGATGAAATATAAAATAGGACGTGAAATCTTCGGGCGAAAACTCATACTCTCTCCTCACGCCTCAAACCCGGACCTTTAGCCTGCCTCTATCTATTCGGCTTTTGTTTCCTCTGAAGCAGACTCTTCGATTCTCTTACGACGCCCGGCGTAGGCGATATAACTTAGTCCGATGCTGATGAAATATAACAAGGTTAATGGAACCATGACCAACCCCATGGTTGCCGCATCCACGGTGGGCGTTACGGCCGCAGCGATAATGGCGATGATGACAACGGCCAACCTCCATTGTTGAGCCAGAATACTCGGCTTAACCAACCCGATGGATGTGAGAATATACACCACGAGCGGAAATTCAAAGAATAGGCCGATCCATAACATCAACCCGGTCACAAACTTGAAATATTCACGCGCCGCCCAAAATTGTGCGATCTTGGTGAAACCTCCCAAAAATGGGATGGCGTATGGGAGAAGCGCATAAAACGTGAAAGCCATGCCGCTCAGATATAGAATTGTTGCCAGCGGAATGCCGGCCAAACCCATCTTGCGTTCGCGTGGACGTAAGCCCGGCGCAATAAACAGCCAGATCTCAAAGGCGATATAGGGAAGCATAATGGCAAGACCGCTCGTTAGCGCTACTTGCATAAAAACGCCAATCTCTTCAGTCACTTGAATGGCTTGTAGTTTTTCAAGTCCTCCTACGGGGCCAGAGAGATAATCCATGAGCGGGATCGTGAAGTAGAACGACGCGCCCACGCCAATAACGAGAGCGATCACAATGCGCAAAAGATGCATGCGGAGCGCTTCCACGTGATTCCATAAACTTTCGCGTGCCTGCTCCTCGGTGACGAGGTTGGAGAACGTGTCCATGAGTGGACGGTCTTCCTCCTCGGGTAATTCCGCGTTCAAAAAACGATTCGCCTTGCCGATCATTCGAAAGGGGAAGGCGAGAATGTTGAAGACGAGAAGGAATGGGAAGGTGACCACCCGCCAAAGCAGTTGGAAGAATTTACGCATGTTGATCGGTATCAGGTTTGGTTTCAGGTGGTGTGGCAGGCGGAGTTTGAATGGTGTATTCGGTCTCTTGGGGATGAGACAGGCCTCGGTTAAGAGAAGAAGCGGGCGCTTTGGTTGTGTCCATTGCTTTGCGGATCTCTTTTTCCGTTTCCATCATCTCCATGTTCGCTTCGCGCATCAGTTTGGTGGGAAGCGTACGGATCTCGTGCGATGTTTGCTGAAAGACCTTCCAGCCATCAGAACGGATGAGGTTATTTAACCAACGGCCGACGGTTTTGCCTGCCTTTTGCATATCCTTGGGGCCAAGCACGATCAGCGCGATAATAATAATGAATACGAACTCGGGCGCCCCAATGCCAAGAATTTCCATGTTGAAGTTCTATGCCTCTTGCAGGGATTGTTTGATCTCATGCTGGTGTTCTGCGAGACTGCCCAACACGCCGTTAATAAAACGTGGAGCGGAATCAGAACCATATTGTTTAGCGAGTTCTACAGCTTCATTGATCGCCACTTTGACCGGCGTATCGTGAAACACTGCAAATTCCCAACATGCCATCCGCAGAATATTACGATCTATCGCGGCGATCTGGTCGAAGGGCCATTCGGGGGCGTATTTAGCGATGGCGTGATCGAGAAGGGTGGTAATAGGGAGAATTCCGAAAATGATCTGGCGCGCAAAATCAGAAAGTTCCGGGGTAAGCGGCGCCTCCTCCAACCGTTCTTTAAATACTTCGGCTGGAGGGTGGTTTGCCATATCTACTTCGTAAAGTACCTGCAGGGCAAGAGCGCGTGCCCTGGTGCGGGGTTTCATGCGGAGGTTACCTCTCCCTCATAGTCTATGTCTTCAATGTGGATCACAACGCCGCCAATATCCATACCGATCATTTCATGGAGGGCGCGTGCCACTTGTTGTTGTACATTGCGGCTGACCTCGCGGATGTTTACATCCTTATTGAGGATGAGATACAGGTCCGCAGTTACAACATTGTCTTCAACTTCGATGCGCACCCCATCATGTACTCCGCGTTTGAAGAGGCGATTCACTCCACCTGTGACTTGTGCCATACGGCTGACGCCCGGCACGCTCAAAGCGGATGAACGCGCGATGGTAACGAGAACATCGGGTGCTACTGTGGTTTTACCGGTTGTTAGTGTGTCTGTCATTTTCTACTCCTACTACATCATTGCCATGCCGCCATCCACGCTCAACACCTGACCGGTGATGAACGCGGCCTGATCGGAGGCGAGAAAGGCAACGGCATATGCGATTTCTTCTGGTTTGCCCTTGCGGCCCAGTGGCACCATCTTGATGGCGGCTTCCAACACTTCGGATGGCATGGCATCCAGTATCTCAGTATCTACAAAACCCGGTGCAATGGCATTGACTGTGATATTGCGTGCGGCTACTTCGCGGGCCAATGACTTGGTGAAGGCGATCTGTCCGCCTTTGGATGCGGAGTAATTGACCTGCCCGGCGTTCCCCATTTGCCCGGCAATGGACGACATGTTGATAATTCGTCCTGTGCGCTTCCGCATCATGTGTTTGACAGCGGCCTTTGAACAATTGAACGTGGACTTTAAATTCGTGGAAATGACTGCGTCCCAATCGGCCTCAGACATCATCATAATCAACGTATCGCGTGTGATGCCTGCATTATTGACGAGAATGCTTAAGTCACCAAACTTTTCGACGGCGAATTTGATCAATCCTTCTGCTTGTTTGAAATCGGATACATCTGCTTGAAAGGCGGCGGCTTTGCCTCCTGCCTCTTCGATCTGCTTCACAACTGCATTAGCCGCATCGGGTGAACTGTTGTAATTCACAACCACTGCCGCGCCACGTGCCGCGAGTTCCAGTGCCACTGCGCGCCCGATGCCGCGCGAACCGCCGGTGACAACGGCAACTTTATTTTCCAACGTTAAGGTGTCTGTCATGTTTGGTTCTCCTCAAACGGGATTATACCCGTTTACGTATTGCGCATTGCGTAATTACGAAACCTTTCTGAACCCCAGTCCCAGCCCAAGCCCGCCGCCTAATGCGATGGCTGCCGCGAACAGGAACGCGTCCTGCCAAAAGCGCAAGGGAAACAGGCGAATGAGTGTATCTGAAAACAGGAACAGCCACGAGTCGCCTTCAAAGAACAGGCTGTGAAACCCTGCGAAGAAATCCCAAAATACATTTGGATTAACTGTTATGCCGACGACAACGATCAGGCCGACTGCCCCCGCCAAACCGACCATCAACCAACCGCCTCGCCTCAAACCGGACCGATAGGCCTGTCCCCACGACCCAAACTTTGACCACAGCCCGA
Proteins encoded in this window:
- a CDS encoding twin-arginine translocase TatA/TatE family subunit, translating into MEILGIGAPEFVFIIIIALIVLGPKDMQKAGKTVGRWLNNLIRSDGWKVFQQTSHEIRTLPTKLMREANMEMMETEKEIRKAMDTTKAPASSLNRGLSHPQETEYTIQTPPATPPETKPDTDQHA
- the nusB gene encoding transcription antitermination factor NusB gives rise to the protein MKPRTRARALALQVLYEVDMANHPPAEVFKERLEEAPLTPELSDFARQIIFGILPITTLLDHAIAKYAPEWPFDQIAAIDRNILRMACWEFAVFHDTPVKVAINEAVELAKQYGSDSAPRFINGVLGSLAEHQHEIKQSLQEA
- the tatC gene encoding twin-arginine translocase subunit TatC translates to MRKFFQLLWRVVTFPFLLVFNILAFPFRMIGKANRFLNAELPEEEDRPLMDTFSNLVTEEQARESLWNHVEALRMHLLRIVIALVIGVGASFYFTIPLMDYLSGPVGGLEKLQAIQVTEEIGVFMQVALTSGLAIMLPYIAFEIWLFIAPGLRPRERKMGLAGIPLATILYLSGMAFTFYALLPYAIPFLGGFTKIAQFWAAREYFKFVTGLMLWIGLFFEFPLVVYILTSIGLVKPSILAQQWRLAVVIIAIIAAAVTPTVDAATMGLVMVPLTLLYFISIGLSYIAYAGRRKRIEESASEETKAE
- a CDS encoding Asp23/Gls24 family envelope stress response protein, with protein sequence MTDTLTTGKTTVAPDVLVTIARSSALSVPGVSRMAQVTGGVNRLFKRGVHDGVRIEVEDNVVTADLYLILNKDVNIREVSRNVQQQVARALHEMIGMDIGGVVIHIEDIDYEGEVTSA
- the fabG gene encoding 3-oxoacyl-[acyl-carrier-protein] reductase; translation: MTDTLTLENKVAVVTGGSRGIGRAVALELAARGAAVVVNYNSSPDAANAVVKQIEEAGGKAAAFQADVSDFKQAEGLIKFAVEKFGDLSILVNNAGITRDTLIMMMSEADWDAVISTNLKSTFNCSKAAVKHMMRKRTGRIINMSSIAGQMGNAGQVNYSASKGGQIAFTKSLAREVAARNITVNAIAPGFVDTEILDAMPSEVLEAAIKMVPLGRKGKPEEIAYAVAFLASDQAAFITGQVLSVDGGMAMM